The Streptomyces nitrosporeus genome includes a window with the following:
- a CDS encoding tetratricopeptide repeat protein, translating into MAQVTQQHTLPEETQRGKAFAPEYQGALGTLSVNASLTDVRAKGLEELRAAEAAGDLSGMARCGLAVAEACRRLGHNEEADRAWKASYRAARSARDTGAMAWALWSGGTLARQRGALPLAYRLLRLAAELGERGGDIVVRGYSLAGLAETGRIQGDYQAVGELHEQLLAEARRRGEARHTVWALEGIAQMHRNTGSYDTALALFEEAADTARQADDRRGQAWALRGMADVLSVRDGDTERALELLSRAETMCHEMRLSSALAYNHKMRGNVHYRAGRYAQAREDYTLALSEFRAMDEARGTALARLGLAKSLARLGQDPAETVAELASLRHALERLGLRHAHDMIDKAAAELGVGPVPGYDASPAPDGRETPAPGGRGAGR; encoded by the coding sequence ATGGCACAGGTGACACAGCAGCACACGCTTCCGGAGGAGACACAGCGCGGCAAGGCCTTCGCCCCCGAGTACCAGGGGGCGCTCGGAACGCTCTCGGTGAACGCCTCGCTCACCGACGTACGGGCGAAAGGGCTGGAGGAGCTCCGGGCCGCCGAGGCGGCCGGTGACCTGAGCGGGATGGCACGCTGTGGGCTCGCCGTCGCGGAAGCCTGCCGCAGGCTCGGTCACAACGAGGAGGCCGACCGGGCGTGGAAGGCCAGCTACCGTGCCGCCCGCTCCGCCCGGGACACCGGGGCGATGGCATGGGCCCTGTGGAGCGGCGGCACCCTCGCCCGCCAGCGCGGGGCGCTGCCGCTCGCGTACCGCCTGCTGCGGCTGGCGGCCGAACTGGGCGAGCGGGGCGGTGACATCGTCGTACGCGGGTACTCGCTGGCCGGCCTGGCCGAGACCGGCCGGATACAGGGGGATTACCAGGCCGTCGGCGAGCTCCACGAACAGCTCCTCGCGGAGGCCCGGCGGCGGGGCGAGGCCCGGCACACGGTGTGGGCGCTGGAGGGCATCGCGCAGATGCACCGCAACACCGGTTCGTACGACACCGCGCTGGCCCTCTTCGAGGAGGCGGCGGACACCGCACGGCAGGCCGACGACCGGCGGGGACAGGCCTGGGCGCTGCGGGGCATGGCGGACGTGCTGTCCGTCCGGGACGGCGACACCGAGCGGGCGCTGGAACTGCTCTCCCGCGCCGAAACGATGTGCCACGAGATGCGGCTGTCCAGCGCGCTCGCCTACAACCACAAGATGCGCGGCAACGTCCACTACCGGGCCGGCCGGTACGCACAGGCCCGCGAGGACTACACGCTGGCCCTCTCGGAGTTCCGTGCGATGGACGAGGCGCGCGGCACGGCGCTGGCCCGGCTCGGCCTGGCCAAGTCCCTGGCCCGGCTCGGCCAGGACCCCGCCGAGACGGTGGCCGAACTGGCCTCGCTGCGCCACGCCCTGGAACGGCTCGGCCTGCGGCACGCCCACGACATGATCGACAAAGCGGCGGCCGAACTCGGCGTCGGCCCCGTCCCCGGGTACGACGCCTCCCCCGCGCCCGACGGCCGGGAGACCCCTGCGCCCGGCGGCCGGGGGGCGGGCCGGTGA
- a CDS encoding DUF4232 domain-containing protein, which translates to MRNLRFRRAARTSVLGTAALLAALSLTACQEDGSSSAVDTPSSPTAGTSSAQPENGAEAPAEKGEDTSGTDSASSASGGSGSDSGSGSGSGSSGSGDTQPAAKKPQGGGDAEDDGPVTLACDAKNTKVTITPVSRPLNHMLLSITNTGSGICNAYGYPSLRFGEAQSVPPVFEDSKPQAVASIAPGETAYAGVRTSSADGSGEGGYSTKDLVVGFQGRSGGFSGASANVTLGKDAYVDSSLSVTYWQTDMENALMW; encoded by the coding sequence ATGCGTAACCTTCGCTTCCGCCGCGCCGCCCGCACCTCCGTCCTCGGCACCGCCGCCCTGCTGGCCGCTCTGTCCCTGACCGCCTGCCAGGAGGACGGCTCCTCCTCGGCCGTGGACACCCCGTCCTCGCCCACCGCCGGCACCTCCTCCGCACAGCCGGAGAACGGCGCCGAGGCCCCCGCCGAGAAGGGCGAGGACACCTCGGGAACGGATTCCGCTTCCAGCGCCTCGGGCGGTTCCGGTTCGGACTCCGGTTCCGGTTCGGGCTCGGGCTCCTCCGGGTCGGGTGACACCCAGCCCGCCGCCAAGAAGCCCCAGGGCGGCGGCGACGCGGAGGACGACGGCCCGGTCACCCTGGCGTGCGACGCCAAGAACACCAAGGTGACGATCACCCCCGTGAGCCGTCCCCTGAACCACATGCTGCTGAGCATCACCAACACCGGTTCCGGTATCTGCAACGCCTACGGCTACCCGAGCCTGCGGTTCGGCGAGGCCCAGTCCGTCCCGCCCGTCTTCGAGGACAGCAAGCCGCAGGCGGTGGCGAGCATCGCCCCCGGCGAGACCGCGTACGCCGGGGTGAGGACCTCCTCCGCCGACGGCAGCGGGGAGGGCGGCTACTCCACCAAGGACCTGGTGGTCGGCTTCCAGGGCAGGAGCGGCGGCTTCTCGGGCGCCTCGGCGAACGTGACGCTCGGCAAGGACGCCTACGTCGACAGCTCGCTGAGCGTCACCTACTGGCAGACCGACATGGAGAACGCCCTCATGTGGTGA
- a CDS encoding helix-turn-helix domain-containing protein, whose protein sequence is MGTEIQDFAATLRELKQRSGLSYGALAQRLHMSTSTVHRYCNGDAVPHDYAPVERFARVCRASADELVGLHRKWILADEAKRRGSRKPEGGEGAGAGEETAEAASGAAGGAGAAASSGPAASSGPAVEPGAGPETERGPGSPPAADPGAGGAPDAGGDAETGGEAETGAGVMAAPAGPAGPAGPGRAGETGKPEEKAARARNSSVPSWASAEGPGSTEGGGTAAPPRRPEARTDEVTAPDDVAPGGGAHDDRAHEDVTPGGGAPGAGRKRRTGRRTRVLLAAAAVVALTVPGALAVRGLTQDDGATADDGRDGKALGSSAPRTPGGPAASVSVSASPSRTESSPSATASASGTPSKTAGSPAAEKTGKARSTGTPVTAVISSYNWEAPCGQYYLLDRDPNDVVPPPPPQDTRTWAQRLGGVDGGDMMLEITVQGTSEEAVVLKALHVRVLGRNPALDWGAFSMGDGCGSGVTPQTFEIDLDDGRPRSKPVAGQQGDVVVPAKGFPYRVSSTDVEVFHIDAHVEAHDVTWYLELEWSSGGRSGILRIDDQGRPFRTSSITARPEYYYRPDTGQWVEKEY, encoded by the coding sequence GTGGGTACGGAGATCCAGGACTTCGCGGCGACGCTCAGGGAGCTGAAACAGCGCTCCGGGCTGAGCTACGGGGCGCTCGCGCAGCGACTGCACATGAGTACGTCGACGGTCCACCGGTACTGCAACGGTGACGCCGTCCCTCACGACTACGCACCGGTGGAGCGCTTCGCGCGGGTGTGCCGCGCCTCGGCGGACGAGCTGGTGGGGCTCCACCGGAAGTGGATCCTGGCCGACGAGGCGAAGCGGCGCGGTTCACGGAAGCCGGAGGGCGGGGAGGGCGCCGGCGCGGGGGAGGAGACCGCGGAGGCGGCGTCCGGCGCGGCCGGGGGCGCGGGCGCGGCTGCCTCTTCGGGCCCGGCTGCCTCTTCGGGCCCGGCCGTGGAACCGGGGGCTGGACCGGAAACGGAACGCGGGCCGGGCTCTCCTCCGGCTGCGGACCCGGGTGCGGGCGGGGCCCCGGACGCGGGCGGGGACGCGGAGACGGGCGGGGAAGCGGAGACGGGCGCGGGCGTGATGGCCGCGCCGGCCGGTCCGGCCGGTCCGGCCGGTCCCGGTCGCGCCGGGGAGACGGGTAAGCCGGAGGAGAAGGCGGCGCGGGCCAGGAACTCCTCGGTTCCGTCGTGGGCCTCGGCCGAGGGGCCGGGGAGCACGGAGGGAGGGGGCACCGCCGCCCCGCCCCGGCGACCGGAGGCCCGGACCGATGAGGTGACGGCCCCCGACGATGTGGCCCCCGGCGGCGGGGCGCACGACGACAGGGCGCACGAGGACGTGACCCCCGGAGGCGGGGCACCCGGCGCCGGGCGGAAGCGGCGGACCGGCAGGAGGACGCGGGTGCTGCTCGCCGCCGCGGCCGTCGTCGCGCTGACCGTCCCCGGCGCGCTCGCCGTGCGCGGTCTCACGCAGGACGACGGGGCGACGGCCGACGACGGCCGGGACGGCAAGGCGCTGGGCAGCAGCGCGCCGCGTACGCCCGGTGGTCCGGCCGCGAGCGTCAGCGTGTCCGCCTCGCCGAGCCGGACGGAATCCTCGCCGAGCGCCACGGCGAGCGCTTCCGGTACGCCGTCGAAGACGGCCGGCAGTCCGGCCGCGGAGAAGACCGGCAAGGCGCGGAGCACCGGCACACCGGTGACCGCGGTCATCAGCTCGTACAACTGGGAGGCGCCGTGCGGGCAGTACTACCTGCTCGACCGGGACCCGAACGACGTGGTGCCGCCGCCCCCGCCCCAGGACACCCGGACCTGGGCGCAGAGGCTGGGCGGGGTGGATGGGGGCGACATGATGCTGGAGATCACCGTCCAGGGGACCTCGGAGGAGGCCGTCGTGCTCAAGGCCCTGCACGTGCGGGTGCTGGGCCGCAATCCGGCGCTGGACTGGGGGGCGTTCTCGATGGGGGACGGCTGCGGGAGCGGAGTCACCCCGCAGACCTTCGAGATCGACCTGGACGACGGCCGGCCGCGGTCGAAGCCGGTGGCCGGCCAGCAGGGCGATGTGGTCGTCCCGGCGAAGGGCTTCCCGTACCGGGTGAGCTCCACGGACGTGGAGGTCTTCCACATCGACGCGCATGTGGAGGCCCACGACGTGACCTGGTACCTGGAGCTGGAGTGGTCCAGCGGCGGGCGGAGCGGGATCCTGCGCATCGACGACCAGGGCAGGCCGTTCCGTACGAGCAGCATCACGGCCCGGCCCGAGTACTACTACCGGCCCGACACCGGGCAGTGGGTGGAGAAGGAGTACTGA
- a CDS encoding 4'-phosphopantetheinyl transferase family protein, whose protein sequence is MTLLPAGGPALAGVLAPLLPPSVTVVDTFEDSPDAFLYPGEEALVATAVDRRRAEFATVRHCARAALAGFGIPPGPVLRGPRGAPRWPDGMVGSLTHCEGYRAAAVARDSTAASLGIDVEPDRPLRSEGVLNLVSLPGEQAALRELAARRPDVNWDTVLFSAKESVYKAWSPLTGRWLGFHDARVTLRPDGTFTAALLVPGTTPSGPPLTGFDGRWHTGRGLVLTAVTVPPRER, encoded by the coding sequence ATGACACTGCTCCCGGCCGGCGGCCCCGCGCTCGCCGGCGTACTGGCCCCCCTCCTCCCCCCGTCGGTCACCGTGGTGGACACCTTCGAGGACAGCCCGGACGCCTTCCTGTACCCCGGGGAAGAGGCCCTCGTCGCGACGGCCGTGGACCGGCGGCGCGCGGAGTTCGCCACCGTCCGGCACTGCGCCCGCGCCGCCCTGGCCGGCTTCGGCATCCCTCCCGGTCCGGTGCTGCGCGGACCGCGGGGCGCGCCGCGCTGGCCGGACGGGATGGTGGGGAGCCTCACCCACTGCGAGGGGTACCGGGCGGCGGCCGTGGCCCGGGACTCCACGGCGGCCTCCCTCGGCATCGACGTGGAACCGGACCGGCCGCTGCGCAGCGAGGGGGTGCTGAATCTGGTCAGCCTGCCCGGCGAACAGGCCGCCCTGCGCGAACTCGCCGCCCGCCGCCCGGACGTCAACTGGGACACGGTGCTCTTCAGCGCCAAGGAGTCCGTCTACAAGGCGTGGTCGCCGCTGACGGGACGCTGGCTCGGCTTCCACGACGCCCGCGTCACCCTGCGCCCGGACGGCACCTTCACCGCCGCCCTCCTGGTCCCGGGCACCACCCCGTCCGGCCCCCCGCTGACCGGCTTCGACGGACGCTGGCACACCGGCCGCGGCCTGGTGCTCACGGCGGTGACGGTGCCGCCACGGGAACGGTGA
- the fabG gene encoding 3-oxoacyl-[acyl-carrier-protein] reductase produces MPDQEAQVALVTGGSRGIGRAVATRLAHDGFDVALCYRADDAAAEQVEKEIRAAGRRALVRRVDVADRVGVRAFVADVESGLGPVSAVVTSAGITRDRPLALMSDDEWDSVLSTNLDGTYNLLRSVVRSMIRRRTGTVVTLSSVAGVVGNAGQTNYSASKAGIIGLTQALAKEFGRYGVRANAVAPGFIDTEMVAGVPEAIVKDALTRIPMGCFGTPEQVASLVSFLASPQAEYITGQVIRIDGGVAL; encoded by the coding sequence ATGCCGGACCAAGAGGCACAGGTGGCACTGGTGACCGGGGGGTCGCGCGGAATCGGGCGGGCGGTGGCCACCCGTCTCGCCCACGACGGTTTCGACGTCGCGCTCTGCTATCGCGCCGACGACGCGGCCGCGGAGCAGGTCGAGAAGGAGATCCGGGCCGCGGGCAGGCGCGCCCTCGTCCGCCGGGTCGACGTGGCCGACCGGGTCGGTGTCCGGGCGTTCGTCGCGGACGTCGAGTCGGGGCTGGGCCCGGTGTCGGCGGTGGTCACCTCGGCGGGTATCACCCGTGACCGGCCGCTGGCGCTGATGTCGGACGACGAGTGGGACTCGGTGCTGAGCACCAACCTCGACGGCACCTACAACCTGCTGCGCTCGGTGGTCCGGTCGATGATCCGGCGCCGTACGGGCACGGTCGTCACCCTCTCGTCGGTGGCGGGTGTCGTCGGCAACGCGGGGCAGACGAACTACTCCGCGTCCAAGGCCGGGATCATCGGCCTGACCCAGGCGCTGGCCAAGGAGTTCGGGCGCTACGGGGTGCGGGCCAACGCCGTCGCCCCGGGATTCATCGACACCGAGATGGTCGCCGGGGTGCCGGAGGCCATCGTGAAGGACGCGCTGACCCGCATCCCGATGGGGTGTTTCGGCACACCGGAGCAGGTCGCCTCGCTGGTCTCCTTCCTGGCCTCCCCCCAGGCCGAGTACATCACCGGCCAGGTCATCCGCATCGACGGAGGCGTGGCGCTGTGA
- a CDS encoding thioesterase II family protein: MSASSETWFRRYPRGSAPRVRLVCFPHAGGNAQLFHGWSSRLPADIEVLAVRYPGRQERMGEPCVESMDELADRVSEALTSYSGVPTALFGHSMGASVAYEVAARQEAAGGEGPVAVLVSARNAPHHASPTALHRAADDVLVAGVSRLGTLGGDPYAVPELRELLLPVLRSDYKLIETYRPHHPAVLRAPVVAYAGDRDPGVSHARLTAWGELTTGGFTLRSFPGDHFYLAPREAELTADIAERLARIPSGLRA; this comes from the coding sequence GTGAGTGCCTCCTCCGAGACCTGGTTCCGCAGGTACCCGCGCGGCTCCGCCCCCAGGGTGCGGCTGGTGTGCTTCCCGCACGCCGGCGGCAACGCCCAGCTGTTCCACGGCTGGTCGTCGCGGCTGCCCGCGGACATCGAGGTCCTCGCCGTCCGGTACCCGGGCCGGCAGGAGCGGATGGGTGAGCCGTGCGTCGAGTCGATGGACGAGCTGGCCGACCGGGTCTCGGAGGCGCTCACCTCCTACAGCGGGGTACCGACGGCGCTTTTCGGCCACAGCATGGGTGCCTCGGTGGCGTACGAGGTGGCGGCCCGGCAGGAGGCCGCGGGCGGTGAAGGGCCCGTCGCGGTCCTGGTGTCGGCGCGCAACGCCCCGCACCACGCCTCGCCCACCGCCCTGCACCGGGCGGCCGACGACGTGCTGGTGGCCGGGGTGTCCCGGCTGGGCACACTGGGCGGCGACCCCTATGCCGTACCGGAGCTGCGCGAGCTGCTGCTGCCGGTGCTGCGTTCCGACTACAAGCTCATCGAGACCTACCGTCCGCACCACCCGGCGGTGCTGCGCGCACCGGTCGTCGCGTACGCGGGCGACCGGGACCCCGGGGTCTCCCACGCCCGGCTGACGGCGTGGGGCGAGCTGACGACCGGCGGTTTCACACTGCGGTCGTTCCCCGGAGACCACTTCTACCTCGCCCCCCGGGAGGCGGAGCTGACCGCGGACATCGCGGAGCGGCTGGCCCGGATCCCGTCCGGACTGCGGGCCTGA
- a CDS encoding TauD/TfdA family dioxygenase gives MTTATSWAPLEIEAKGEGGTAELLSRLDGLEPGLAATLVKEKALVFRGFGITPGTLDTALDRLLPNRLAYVHGNSPRTKVGGNVYTSTEYPQEFTISMHSEMSYAHAWPSRLAFYCQIQPGTGGATPVLDAERWLAVLDEEVRDAFAGGVRYVQNLHDGYGLGKSWQDTFESSDRAEVEAFLKTAGAEWEWRRDGSLRVESYRPATVEHPVTGAEVWFNQADQWHPAGLGDDTAAELAQILSEDELPQSVRFADGSPIPAEYVAQIRDRGLEAAVDVDWCQGDLLLIDNVLLAHGRRPFTGDRRVLVAMSD, from the coding sequence GTGACGACTGCGACGTCCTGGGCGCCACTGGAGATCGAGGCGAAGGGCGAGGGCGGTACGGCCGAGCTGCTGAGCCGTCTGGACGGGCTGGAACCCGGCCTGGCCGCCACCCTGGTCAAGGAGAAGGCCCTGGTCTTCCGGGGCTTCGGGATCACCCCCGGGACACTGGACACCGCCCTGGACCGGCTGCTGCCGAACCGGCTGGCGTACGTCCACGGCAACTCGCCCCGTACGAAGGTCGGCGGCAACGTCTACACCTCGACCGAGTACCCGCAGGAATTCACCATCTCGATGCACAGCGAGATGAGCTACGCCCACGCCTGGCCGTCCCGCCTCGCCTTCTACTGCCAGATCCAGCCCGGCACCGGCGGCGCCACCCCGGTGCTGGACGCCGAGCGCTGGCTGGCCGTCCTGGACGAGGAGGTGCGCGACGCCTTCGCCGGGGGTGTGCGCTACGTCCAGAACCTGCACGACGGCTACGGCCTCGGCAAGAGCTGGCAGGACACCTTCGAGAGCTCCGACCGCGCGGAGGTGGAGGCGTTCCTGAAGACCGCCGGCGCCGAGTGGGAGTGGCGGCGCGACGGCAGCCTGCGCGTCGAGTCCTACCGCCCGGCCACCGTCGAACACCCGGTCACCGGGGCGGAGGTGTGGTTCAACCAGGCCGACCAGTGGCACCCGGCCGGACTCGGGGACGACACCGCCGCCGAACTCGCCCAGATCCTCTCCGAGGACGAGCTCCCCCAGTCGGTGCGGTTCGCCGACGGCAGCCCGATCCCCGCCGAGTACGTCGCCCAGATCCGCGACCGGGGCCTGGAGGCGGCCGTCGACGTCGACTGGTGCCAGGGCGACCTGCTGCTCATCGACAACGTGCTGCTGGCCCACGGGCGCAGGCCGTTCACCGGGGACCGCCGGGTTCTCGTCGCGATGTCCGACTGA
- a CDS encoding TauD/TfdA family dioxygenase encodes MTTITSEETPAGWAGEGTVPGVRRPDAPGTGIHEYIDANRAELRALLTERGALLLRGFEVGGVDGFDGTVRAFSGTPPLAYAERSSPRSTIKGQVYTSTDYPPDEEIFLHNENSYQAVWPRTLYFFCAEPPLTQGATPLADIRRVLRAVDPGVRAEFEARGWQVVRNFHAGFGVPWQEAFNTSDKDGVVAYCRERGIDAEWRPDGGLRTTAVRKAVHRHPVTGEEVWFNHATFFHVGTLAPEVGAGLRAIFADEDLPTNTFYGDGGAIPDEVADHLRAAYRSASVRFDWQRDDVLVVDNMLAAHAREPFTGPRRIAVAMAEPSDA; translated from the coding sequence ATGACGACCATCACCTCGGAAGAGACACCCGCCGGCTGGGCGGGCGAGGGGACGGTGCCCGGGGTACGGCGCCCCGATGCGCCCGGCACCGGCATCCACGAGTACATCGACGCGAACCGGGCGGAGCTGCGCGCCCTGCTCACCGAACGCGGCGCCCTGCTGCTGCGCGGGTTCGAGGTGGGCGGCGTCGACGGCTTCGACGGGACCGTCCGGGCTTTCTCCGGCACCCCGCCGCTGGCGTACGCCGAGCGTTCCTCACCCCGCAGCACCATCAAGGGCCAGGTCTACACCTCGACCGACTACCCACCGGACGAGGAGATCTTCCTCCACAACGAGAACTCCTACCAGGCGGTGTGGCCGCGGACCCTGTACTTCTTCTGCGCCGAACCGCCCCTCACCCAAGGCGCCACCCCGCTCGCCGACATCCGCCGGGTGCTGCGGGCCGTCGATCCCGGGGTCAGGGCGGAGTTCGAGGCACGCGGCTGGCAGGTGGTGCGCAACTTCCACGCCGGTTTCGGGGTGCCGTGGCAGGAGGCGTTCAACACCTCGGACAAGGACGGGGTGGTGGCGTACTGCCGGGAGCGCGGGATCGACGCCGAGTGGCGGCCCGACGGCGGGCTGCGCACCACCGCGGTGCGCAAGGCCGTGCACCGCCACCCGGTCACCGGCGAAGAGGTGTGGTTCAACCACGCGACGTTCTTCCACGTCGGCACCCTCGCGCCGGAGGTCGGCGCCGGACTGCGCGCGATCTTCGCCGACGAGGACCTGCCCACGAACACCTTCTACGGGGACGGCGGGGCCATCCCCGACGAGGTGGCCGACCACCTGAGGGCCGCCTACCGGTCGGCCTCGGTCCGCTTCGACTGGCAGCGCGACGACGTCCTGGTCGTCGACAACATGCTCGCCGCGCACGCGCGCGAGCCGTTCACCGGACCGCGGCGGATCGCCGTGGCCATGGCAGAGCCGTCGGACGCCTGA
- a CDS encoding beta-ketoacyl-ACP synthase III, which yields MFEFETYGSRITGLAVYRPARLVSNEELSPLTTVSPEWIEGRTGIRTRHHASEEEDLVTMSAAAGEKAVVSADIDPAEVDLTIVASATRRRRMPGIAPEVASRIGLPNSGAYDLNAVCAGFTYSLAMASNAVRLGEARNVLVVGAERTSEWIDPNDPDTFVIFGDGAGAAVVSRSDQPGIGPAVWGSDGARHDVLGITEKADGREYVAMNGPLVYKWSTATMPEVAHRACAAAGIELKDIDWFVPHQANNRIIKTLAANLELPPERVVNDVVDTGNTSAASVPLALNRLKDSGRATPGDNVLLLGFGAGLTYAGQVVRMP from the coding sequence ATGTTCGAGTTCGAGACGTACGGATCACGGATCACGGGACTGGCGGTGTACCGGCCGGCCCGGCTGGTGTCCAACGAGGAGCTGTCACCGCTGACCACGGTCTCGCCCGAGTGGATCGAGGGCCGGACCGGTATCAGAACCCGCCACCACGCCTCCGAGGAGGAGGACCTGGTCACGATGTCGGCGGCGGCGGGCGAGAAGGCGGTCGTCTCGGCCGACATCGACCCCGCCGAGGTGGACCTGACGATCGTCGCCAGCGCCACCCGCCGGCGCCGGATGCCCGGCATCGCCCCCGAGGTGGCCAGCCGGATCGGCCTGCCCAACTCCGGTGCGTACGACCTGAACGCGGTCTGCGCAGGCTTCACCTACTCACTGGCCATGGCCTCCAACGCGGTGCGCCTCGGCGAGGCCCGCAACGTGCTGGTCGTCGGCGCCGAGCGGACCAGTGAGTGGATCGACCCGAACGACCCCGACACCTTCGTCATCTTCGGAGACGGAGCCGGAGCCGCGGTGGTCTCCCGCTCGGACCAGCCCGGCATCGGCCCGGCGGTCTGGGGCAGCGACGGCGCACGGCACGACGTCCTCGGCATCACCGAGAAGGCGGACGGCCGGGAGTACGTCGCGATGAACGGCCCGCTCGTCTACAAGTGGTCCACGGCCACCATGCCGGAGGTCGCCCACCGGGCGTGCGCCGCCGCCGGGATCGAACTGAAGGACATCGACTGGTTCGTGCCGCACCAGGCCAACAACCGGATCATCAAGACCCTCGCCGCCAACCTGGAGCTGCCGCCGGAGCGCGTCGTCAACGACGTCGTCGACACCGGCAACACCTCGGCCGCCTCGGTGCCGCTGGCGCTGAACAGGCTCAAGGACAGCGGCCGCGCCACCCCCGGCGACAACGTCCTGCTGCTCGGCTTCGGCGCCGGGCTGACGTACGCCGGCCAGGTCGTCCGGATGCCCTGA